The Methylobacterium currus genome contains a region encoding:
- a CDS encoding 2-dehydro-3-deoxygalactonokinase, producing MIAVDWGTSSARAYRLAPDGAVLARREGAGGILRVPEGGFPAALTDMVGDWLAAGETQVLLSGMVGSRQGWQEAPYLACPAGLSELAGAVVPVHFAGATVRLVPGLSAEDAAGTPEVMRGEEVQVFGALANGDEDALICLPGSHAKWVRVAGGRIAAFTTSMTGEAFAALSGHTILGRMMTGPAEVGPAFEAGVARSADEGGLLHHLFGTRALGLFGRLAPEDAASYLSGLLIGHDVAAAMTEPALVHLVGSGPLMALYGRAIALMGGQAVAGDPDAAARGLALIGEKTAWM from the coding sequence CAGTGCTGGCGCGGCGCGAGGGCGCGGGCGGCATCCTGCGGGTGCCCGAGGGCGGCTTTCCGGCGGCCCTCACCGACATGGTGGGCGACTGGCTGGCGGCCGGCGAGACGCAGGTTCTGCTCTCCGGCATGGTCGGCAGCCGCCAGGGCTGGCAGGAGGCGCCGTATCTCGCCTGTCCGGCGGGGCTGAGCGAGCTGGCCGGGGCCGTCGTCCCGGTGCACTTCGCGGGCGCGACGGTGCGGCTGGTGCCGGGCCTCAGCGCCGAGGACGCGGCCGGAACACCCGAGGTGATGCGCGGCGAGGAGGTCCAGGTCTTCGGGGCGCTCGCGAACGGCGACGAGGACGCGCTGATCTGCCTGCCCGGGAGCCACGCCAAGTGGGTGCGGGTCGCGGGCGGTCGCATCGCCGCCTTCACCACCAGCATGACCGGCGAGGCCTTCGCGGCCCTGAGCGGCCATACGATCCTCGGCCGCATGATGACCGGGCCGGCGGAAGTGGGCCCGGCCTTCGAGGCGGGCGTCGCCCGTTCGGCGGACGAGGGTGGGTTGCTCCACCACCTGTTCGGCACCCGTGCCCTCGGGCTGTTCGGCCGGCTCGCGCCGGAGGACGCGGCGAGCTACCTGTCGGGCCTGCTGATCGGGCACGACGTGGCGGCGGCGATGACCGAGCCCGCCCTGGTGCACCTCGTCGGCTCCGGGCCGCTGATGGCGCTCTACGGCCGGGCGATCGCCCTCATGGGCGGGCAGGCGGTCGCGGGCGACCCGGATGCCGCTGCCCGGGGCCTGGCCTTGATCGGGGAGAAAACCGCATGGATGTGA
- a CDS encoding 2-dehydro-3-deoxy-6-phosphogalactonate aldolase: MDVMGWLSRCPLVAILRGVKPDEVEAIGEALVAAGVVILEVPLNSPEPVESVRRLAARLGDRALVGAGTFRREAEVEAVAAVGGRLLVTPHADPALVRAAKARGMVAMPGFLTPAEAFGLLDAGADALKLFPAEAGGPPMLKALRAVLPKGTPLLPVGGVDARSLPAWREAGASGYGCGSSLYKPGDTPDQVAAKAKALIAAL; this comes from the coding sequence ATGGATGTGATGGGCTGGCTCTCGCGCTGCCCCCTGGTGGCGATCCTGCGTGGCGTCAAGCCGGACGAGGTCGAGGCCATCGGCGAGGCTCTGGTGGCGGCGGGCGTGGTGATCCTCGAAGTGCCGCTCAACTCGCCCGAGCCGGTCGAGAGCGTGCGCCGCCTGGCCGCCCGCCTCGGCGACCGGGCGCTCGTCGGCGCCGGCACGTTTCGCCGCGAGGCCGAGGTCGAGGCGGTGGCCGCCGTGGGCGGGCGCCTCCTGGTGACGCCCCATGCCGATCCGGCCCTGGTGCGCGCCGCCAAGGCCCGCGGCATGGTGGCGATGCCGGGCTTCCTGACCCCGGCCGAGGCGTTCGGCCTGCTCGATGCCGGCGCCGACGCCCTCAAGCTGTTTCCGGCCGAGGCCGGGGGCCCGCCGATGCTGAAGGCCCTGCGGGCGGTGCTGCCGAAGGGCACGCCGCTGCTTCCGGTCGGCGGCGTCGACGCGCGGAGCCTGCCGGCTTGGCGCGAGGCCGGTGCCAGCGGCTACGGCTGCGGCTCCTCGCTCTACAAGCCCGGCGACACGCCCGATCAGGTCGCCGCCAAGGCGAAGGCCTTGATCGCCGCGCTCTGA
- a CDS encoding DUF2244 domain-containing protein has translation MASGKAPDDAGARHPYGRDPDAIERPVFAATIRPHCSLSRLGFRIVMVACGGVALVTGIAFLQMGMWPVTGFFGLDIAALWLALTLNARRGRSFEEVVISQIEVLVARVSHRGERAEWRFNPLWTRLHKVEDEEYGLLSLSFVSRGQRVLVARDASPTERQTVAEGLTRALAEVKKGY, from the coding sequence ATGGCGAGCGGCAAGGCACCGGACGACGCAGGCGCGCGGCACCCCTACGGGCGTGACCCGGACGCGATCGAGCGCCCGGTCTTCGCCGCGACCATCCGGCCGCATTGCTCGCTCTCGCGCCTCGGCTTCCGGATCGTCATGGTGGCCTGCGGCGGCGTCGCGCTGGTGACGGGCATCGCCTTCCTGCAGATGGGAATGTGGCCGGTCACCGGCTTCTTCGGCCTCGACATCGCGGCCCTGTGGCTCGCGCTCACCCTCAACGCCCGCCGCGGCCGCTCCTTCGAGGAGGTGGTGATCAGCCAGATCGAGGTGCTGGTCGCCCGCGTCAGCCACCGCGGCGAGCGGGCGGAGTGGCGCTTCAACCCGCTCTGGACCCGGCTGCACAAGGTCGAGGACGAGGAATACGGGCTTCTGTCCCTGTCCTTCGTGTCGCGCGGCCAGCGCGTGCTGGTCGCCCGCGACGCCTCGCCAACGGAGCGGCAGACGGTGGCGGAGGGGCTGACCCGGGCCTTGGCCGAGGTGAAGAAGGGATATTGA
- the nth gene encoding endonuclease III, with the protein MTRRKQAAPVQITAPAKAARAKAGLVKPVTARATTPEPVDAATLAEIFARLRAANPEPRSDLEYLNPYTLLVAVVLSAQATDKSVNLATAPLFARADNPAAMLALGEETVRHHIRTIGLFNTKAKNVVALSRILIEEHGGEVPRARAHLEVLPGVGKKTASVVLNVAFGEPTIAVDTHIFRVSNRIPLAPGSTTDKVQAGLEAIVPEPYRLNAHHWLILHGRYVCKARKPECWRCPIADLCRYPDKTPGPV; encoded by the coding sequence ATGACTCGCCGGAAGCAGGCCGCCCCCGTCCAAATCACCGCACCTGCCAAGGCGGCACGCGCGAAGGCGGGGCTGGTGAAGCCCGTCACCGCCCGCGCGACCACGCCGGAGCCGGTCGATGCCGCGACGCTCGCCGAGATCTTCGCGCGCTTGCGCGCCGCCAATCCGGAGCCGCGCTCCGACCTCGAATACCTCAACCCCTACACGCTCCTCGTCGCGGTGGTGCTGTCGGCCCAGGCGACCGACAAGAGCGTCAACCTCGCCACTGCCCCGCTCTTCGCGCGCGCCGACAACCCGGCCGCGATGCTGGCGCTCGGCGAGGAGACGGTGCGGCACCACATCCGCACGATCGGGCTGTTCAACACCAAGGCCAAGAACGTCGTCGCGCTCTCGCGCATCCTGATCGAGGAGCATGGCGGCGAGGTGCCCCGCGCCCGCGCGCATCTGGAGGTGCTGCCCGGCGTCGGCAAGAAGACCGCGAGCGTAGTGCTCAACGTCGCCTTCGGCGAGCCGACCATCGCGGTCGATACCCATATCTTCCGGGTCTCCAACCGGATCCCGCTCGCGCCCGGCTCCACCACCGACAAGGTCCAGGCGGGACTGGAGGCGATCGTGCCCGAGCCCTACCGCCTCAACGCCCATCACTGGCTGATCCTGCACGGGCGCTACGTCTGCAAGGCGCGCAAGCCCGAATGCTGGCGCTGCCCGATCGCCGATCTCTGCCGCTACCCGGACAAGACACCCGGGCCGGTCTGA
- a CDS encoding efflux RND transporter periplasmic adaptor subunit yields the protein MALALAALPFLSALLLPVHAHDGHDHGAPQPPVSKTIAPRGEAASAVVELVAIPRGDALVLYLDRFATGEPITDATLDIETPAGPARAEAAPDGSYRLPAPWLAARDPRQDHLDLVVTVTAGADVDVLPLSVALPKEGEPVTPGHAGHEHEGEGWLHQLAERLTDRFSARDPGAGLAAAGGFVLGLAAMGLMRAGRRAPVLAVLVLAATLVLGATAFAHEGADHGHPETRAAFVPPPADLAQRLPDGAVFVPKPTQRLLSLRTQVVAEGAFRRTVSLPGRIIPDPNASGVVQSSVGGRLAPPPSGAFPRLGTKVRPGEVLALVTPPVQRVDLSDMRQRQGELDQQIAIVQRRVDRYLKLAPGGAVSQVQLDEAQDELKGLKDRRTALDRIRQEPEVLTAPVGGVIAEAAAVAGQMANPGQMVFQIVDPGKLWVEALSFDALTPAADAAARLADGRSLPLAYQGAGLADRNQAIPVQFAIRGGSEGLRVGQFVTVLAATDAEQNGLALPRASVVRTANGQDVVYAHTAAERYEARPVRVAPLDGARVLVEAGVKPGTRVVVQGAELLDQVR from the coding sequence ATGGCGCTCGCCCTCGCGGCGCTGCCGTTCCTCTCGGCCCTCCTCCTGCCGGTGCACGCCCACGACGGCCACGACCACGGCGCCCCCCAGCCGCCGGTCTCGAAGACCATCGCGCCCCGCGGCGAGGCGGCCTCCGCCGTCGTCGAACTGGTCGCGATCCCCCGGGGCGACGCCCTGGTGCTCTATCTCGACCGTTTCGCCACCGGCGAACCGATCACCGACGCCACGCTGGACATCGAGACGCCGGCCGGCCCGGCGAGAGCCGAGGCTGCCCCGGACGGCAGCTACCGCCTCCCCGCGCCCTGGCTCGCGGCGCGGGACCCTCGGCAGGATCACCTCGACCTCGTCGTCACGGTGACGGCCGGCGCGGATGTGGACGTGCTGCCGCTGTCGGTCGCCCTGCCGAAGGAGGGCGAGCCGGTGACGCCCGGCCATGCCGGCCACGAGCACGAGGGCGAGGGCTGGCTGCACCAGCTCGCCGAGCGCCTGACCGACCGGTTCTCCGCCCGCGACCCGGGCGCCGGCCTCGCTGCCGCCGGGGGCTTCGTGCTCGGCCTCGCCGCCATGGGGCTGATGCGGGCCGGGCGCCGTGCCCCCGTCCTCGCCGTGCTGGTGCTGGCCGCGACCCTGGTGCTCGGCGCCACCGCCTTCGCGCATGAGGGCGCGGACCACGGCCATCCGGAGACGCGGGCCGCCTTCGTGCCGCCCCCCGCCGACCTCGCCCAGCGCCTCCCCGACGGGGCGGTGTTCGTGCCGAAACCCACCCAGCGCCTGCTCTCCCTGCGCACGCAGGTCGTGGCCGAGGGCGCGTTCCGCCGCACCGTCTCGCTGCCCGGCCGGATCATCCCGGACCCGAATGCCAGCGGCGTGGTGCAATCCTCGGTCGGCGGGCGCCTGGCGCCGCCGCCCTCCGGCGCCTTCCCGCGCCTCGGCACGAAGGTCCGCCCGGGCGAGGTGCTGGCCCTCGTCACCCCGCCGGTGCAGCGGGTCGATCTCTCCGACATGCGCCAGCGCCAGGGCGAGCTCGACCAGCAGATCGCCATCGTGCAGCGCCGGGTCGACCGCTACCTCAAGCTCGCCCCCGGCGGCGCGGTCTCCCAGGTGCAGCTCGACGAGGCGCAGGACGAGCTGAAGGGCCTGAAGGACCGCCGCACCGCCCTCGACCGTATCCGCCAGGAGCCCGAGGTGCTGACCGCTCCCGTCGGCGGGGTGATCGCCGAGGCCGCCGCGGTCGCCGGCCAGATGGCCAATCCGGGCCAGATGGTGTTCCAGATCGTCGATCCGGGAAAGCTCTGGGTCGAGGCCCTCAGCTTCGACGCCCTGACGCCCGCCGCCGACGCCGCCGCGCGGCTCGCCGACGGGCGCAGCCTGCCCCTCGCCTATCAGGGCGCAGGGCTGGCCGACCGCAACCAGGCGATCCCGGTGCAGTTCGCGATCCGAGGTGGGTCCGAGGGCCTGCGGGTCGGACAGTTCGTCACCGTGCTCGCCGCGACCGATGCCGAGCAGAACGGCCTCGCCTTGCCGCGGGCGAGCGTGGTGCGCACGGCGAACGGCCAGGACGTGGTCTATGCCCACACCGCCGCCGAGCGCTACGAGGCGAGACCCGTGCGGGTCGCGCCCCTCGACGGGGCCCGGGTGCTGGTCGAGGCCGGGGTGAAGCCCGGCACCCGCGTGGTGGTCCAGGGCGCCGAGCTCCTGGACCAGGTCCGGTAG
- a CDS encoding efflux RND transporter permease subunit — translation MFSFLVTQSLRNRLLVLALALVLVLYGAFSLTRLPVDVFPDLNRPTVTIMTEAEGYAPPEVEQMVTYPIETRLNGLPGVTRLRSVSGVGLSVVYVEFAWGTDIYRNRQQVAERLSLVQDQLPRGVTPQMGPVSSIMGQVLLIAVTGEALSPMELRETADFVLRPRLLTVPGVAQVIPIGGEVRQFRVAPNPAAMRALGVTNAQLDAALQQFGTNAGGGFTDQYSREYLIRNIARTMSLEDLRDLVVGATGNAPVRLRQVAEVSFAAKAKRGEGGYQGRPAVIVSVEKQPDIDTVALTRTIEAALRDIAPSLPAGISADKILFRQADFIETSIGNVERVLVEAIAVVALVLFAFLLNVRTTLISLTAIPVSILTTALVFHLLGLSINTMTLGGLAIAIGELVDDAVVDVENIFRRLRENRAAGNPRSVFDVVVAASNEVRSGIVYATAIIVLVFVPLFALSGIEGRLFAPLGQAYIVSILASLVVSITLTPVLASWLLPGLKSLEEHESRFIRGLKHANAAALAVVFRHQRLLVGTVAALVVAAGFAASQLPRAFLPPFNEGSFTVTMAFTPGISLTESSRVGAIAERLLMEIPDVAAVGRRTGRAELDEHAEGVHSSDLEVALKGGGRPKAELMAEIRNRLAVLPVSVNVGQPISHRLDHMLSGVRAEIALKIFGEDLDALRRVAASLQERMRAIPGLADLQIEKQVRIPQLEIRVDYGRAALYGVQPAAIVEQISRLSNGRLVSTVVDGYRRFDVVLRLAEAQRTTAALSDLLIETPSGWVPARQVADIRETDGPNQILRENGRRRLVVMANTTAGSDMAGVVAAIRQAVAAEALPPGMFASLEGTFQAQEEASRTIGALSLVSLGLIFALLYSRYRSGALALIILGSVPLALVGSVAALWLAGQPLSVASMIGFITLAGIASRNGILKVSHTLNLALHEGVPFGPDLVVRASLERLTPVLMTALSAGVALVPLLYDATSPGKEILHPVAVTIFGGLVSATLLDALLTPVLLLRFGRRPLERLMAAREAARAGAPAAAPAGAAPADLY, via the coding sequence ATGTTCTCCTTCCTGGTCACGCAGTCGCTGCGCAACCGCCTCCTGGTCCTGGCGCTGGCCCTCGTGCTGGTGCTCTACGGGGCGTTCAGCCTGACGCGGCTCCCGGTCGACGTCTTCCCGGACCTCAACCGCCCGACCGTCACCATCATGACCGAGGCCGAGGGCTACGCGCCCCCGGAGGTCGAGCAGATGGTGACCTATCCGATCGAGACCCGCCTCAACGGCCTGCCCGGGGTGACCCGGCTGCGCTCGGTCTCCGGCGTCGGCCTCTCGGTGGTCTATGTCGAGTTCGCCTGGGGCACCGACATCTACCGCAACCGCCAGCAGGTCGCCGAGCGGCTGAGCCTGGTCCAGGACCAGCTCCCCCGCGGGGTGACGCCGCAGATGGGCCCGGTCTCCTCGATCATGGGTCAGGTGCTGCTGATCGCCGTCACCGGCGAGGCCCTGTCGCCGATGGAGCTGCGCGAGACCGCCGACTTCGTGCTCCGCCCGCGCCTCCTCACCGTGCCGGGCGTGGCGCAAGTCATCCCGATCGGCGGCGAGGTGCGCCAGTTCCGCGTCGCCCCCAACCCCGCGGCGATGCGGGCCTTGGGCGTCACCAACGCACAGCTCGATGCCGCGCTCCAGCAATTCGGCACCAATGCCGGCGGCGGCTTCACCGACCAGTATTCGCGCGAGTACCTGATCCGGAACATCGCCCGCACGATGAGCCTGGAGGATCTGCGGGATCTCGTGGTGGGCGCCACCGGCAACGCCCCGGTGCGCCTGCGGCAGGTGGCCGAGGTCTCCTTCGCCGCCAAGGCGAAGCGCGGCGAGGGCGGCTACCAGGGAAGACCGGCGGTGATCGTCTCGGTCGAGAAGCAGCCCGACATCGACACCGTGGCGCTGACGCGCACCATCGAGGCGGCGCTGAGGGACATCGCGCCGTCCCTGCCCGCCGGCATCTCCGCCGACAAGATCCTGTTTCGCCAGGCCGATTTCATCGAGACCTCGATCGGCAATGTCGAGCGGGTGCTGGTCGAGGCGATCGCCGTGGTGGCGCTGGTCCTGTTCGCGTTCCTCCTGAACGTCCGCACCACCCTGATCTCGCTGACGGCCATCCCCGTCTCGATCCTGACGACGGCTCTGGTGTTCCATCTCCTCGGGCTGTCGATCAACACCATGACGCTGGGCGGCCTCGCCATCGCGATCGGCGAGCTCGTCGACGACGCGGTGGTCGACGTCGAGAATATCTTTCGCCGCCTGCGCGAGAACCGGGCTGCCGGCAATCCGCGCTCCGTGTTCGACGTCGTGGTCGCGGCCTCGAACGAGGTGCGCTCCGGCATCGTCTACGCCACCGCGATCATCGTGCTGGTCTTCGTGCCGCTCTTCGCCCTGTCGGGCATCGAGGGGCGGCTCTTCGCGCCGCTCGGCCAAGCCTACATCGTGTCGATCCTGGCGAGCCTCGTCGTGTCGATCACCCTGACGCCGGTCCTCGCCTCCTGGCTGCTGCCCGGCCTGAAGAGCCTGGAGGAGCACGAGAGCCGCTTCATCCGCGGGCTCAAGCACGCCAACGCCGCCGCCTTGGCGGTCGTCTTCCGCCACCAGCGGCTCCTCGTCGGCACGGTCGCCGCCCTCGTCGTCGCGGCGGGATTCGCCGCCTCGCAGCTGCCGCGGGCCTTCCTGCCGCCGTTCAACGAGGGTTCGTTCACCGTCACCATGGCCTTCACCCCCGGCATCTCGCTCACGGAGAGCAGCCGTGTAGGCGCCATCGCGGAGCGGCTGCTGATGGAGATCCCGGACGTGGCGGCGGTCGGCCGGCGCACCGGCCGGGCCGAGCTCGACGAGCACGCGGAAGGAGTCCACTCGTCGGACCTCGAAGTGGCGCTCAAGGGCGGCGGGCGGCCCAAGGCCGAACTGATGGCCGAGATCCGGAACCGGCTCGCGGTGCTGCCGGTCTCGGTCAATGTCGGCCAGCCGATCTCGCACCGGCTCGACCACATGCTGTCCGGCGTCCGGGCCGAGATCGCCTTGAAAATCTTCGGCGAGGACCTGGATGCGTTGCGCCGCGTGGCGGCCAGCCTGCAGGAGCGGATGCGGGCGATTCCCGGCCTCGCCGATCTCCAGATCGAGAAGCAGGTGCGGATCCCGCAGCTCGAGATCCGGGTCGATTACGGCCGGGCGGCGCTCTACGGGGTGCAGCCGGCGGCGATCGTCGAGCAGATCAGCCGGCTCTCCAACGGCCGCCTCGTCTCGACGGTGGTCGACGGCTATCGCCGCTTCGACGTGGTCCTGCGCTTGGCCGAGGCGCAGCGCACCACCGCGGCCTTGAGCGACCTCCTGATCGAGACGCCGTCCGGCTGGGTGCCGGCGCGCCAGGTCGCCGATATCCGCGAGACCGACGGCCCGAACCAGATCCTGCGCGAGAACGGCCGCCGGCGCCTCGTCGTGATGGCGAACACCACGGCCGGGTCCGACATGGCGGGCGTCGTGGCGGCGATCCGCCAGGCGGTCGCCGCCGAAGCCCTCCCGCCCGGCATGTTCGCGAGCCTCGAGGGCACCTTCCAGGCGCAGGAAGAGGCGAGCCGCACCATCGGGGCGCTCTCGCTCGTCTCCCTCGGGCTGATCTTCGCGCTGCTCTACAGCCGCTACCGCTCGGGCGCGCTGGCGCTGATCATCCTGGGCAGCGTGCCGCTGGCGCTCGTCGGCTCGGTGGCGGCCCTGTGGCTCGCCGGCCAGCCGCTCTCCGTCGCCTCGATGATCGGCTTCATCACGCTCGCCGGCATCGCCTCCCGGAACGGCATCCTCAAGGTCAGCCACACCCTCAACCTGGCGCTGCACGAGGGCGTCCCGTTCGGACCGGATCTGGTGGTGCGCGCCAGCCTCGAGCGGCTGACCCCGGTGCTGATGACCGCCCTCTCGGCCGGCGTCGCCCTGGTGCCGCTCCTCTATGACGCCACGAGCCCCGGCAAGGAGATCCTGCACCCGGTCGCGGTGACGATCTTCGGCGGGCTCGTCAGCGCCACCCTCCTCGACGCGCTGCTGACCCCGGTGCTGCTCTTGCGTTTCGGACGCCGGCCGCTGGAGCGCCTGATGGCGGCGCGGGAGGCCGCCCGAGCCGGTGCCCCCGCCGCCGCTCCCGCGGGCGCCGCGCCGGCCGACCTGTACTGA
- a CDS encoding acyl carrier protein: MASIQEIRTILARHGGLARTLARLSDDDCLFDNGLDSFGAVQLMMDLEEHFEVEFPEHLLSREAFSTVSNIQSLVSSQVLRKAA, from the coding sequence ATGGCGTCTATCCAGGAAATTCGTACGATTCTGGCACGCCACGGCGGACTCGCCCGCACCCTCGCGCGCCTCTCGGACGACGACTGCCTGTTCGACAACGGACTCGACTCATTCGGCGCGGTCCAGCTGATGATGGACCTGGAAGAGCATTTCGAGGTCGAGTTTCCTGAACACCTGCTCAGCCGCGAGGCCTTCTCGACCGTGAGCAACATCCAGTCTCTCGTCTCGAGTCAGGTGCTGCGGAAGGCGGCTTGA
- a CDS encoding acyltransferase family protein, with translation MRGREGSERFEALDAARGVCALAVAFFHMPLAHPLQQQAWFPNLQLCVDVFFVLSGFVLLHAYGERLATGRQVLRFVLMRFGRLWPLHAATLGFLILLEGMRLLYLSHHAGTPVATPPFGAGHRPVEIVTHLLFLQNFRTFGDYSWNFPSWSIAVEFWASIVLAATVMAAGPKARLAFAGLAVSSALALWWLSPRTLFVIQNWGIVRCLFDLFLGCLAYTLRDALRLPRSAATLAESLAALALPALVLVLPQGPLGYGASLIFAVAIALFSHQRGAVSDLARTRLPQRLGLWSFSIYLLHLPVIQVFTTVVHAVEHRTGAARTAILGHDRILDVGSGPANLAVAAGLVAVTVALAALTYRFVERPSLAWFKRREARRNARLSAPAARPPAGAAALVPR, from the coding sequence ATGCGCGGGCGTGAGGGGTCGGAACGGTTCGAGGCGCTGGATGCGGCGCGGGGCGTATGCGCGCTCGCGGTCGCGTTCTTTCACATGCCGCTCGCCCATCCGCTGCAGCAGCAGGCCTGGTTCCCGAACCTGCAATTGTGCGTCGACGTCTTCTTCGTCCTGTCGGGCTTCGTGCTGCTTCACGCCTACGGCGAAAGGCTCGCGACGGGCCGGCAGGTCCTGCGCTTCGTGCTGATGCGCTTCGGCCGGCTCTGGCCGCTCCACGCCGCGACGCTCGGATTCCTGATCCTGCTCGAAGGCATGCGCCTTCTCTACCTCTCGCACCATGCCGGCACGCCGGTCGCGACGCCGCCCTTCGGGGCCGGTCACAGGCCGGTGGAGATCGTCACCCACCTCCTGTTCCTGCAGAACTTCCGCACCTTCGGCGATTACAGCTGGAACTTTCCGTCCTGGAGCATCGCGGTCGAGTTCTGGGCCTCGATCGTGCTCGCCGCGACCGTGATGGCGGCCGGGCCCAAGGCCCGCCTCGCCTTTGCCGGGCTCGCGGTCTCGAGCGCCCTCGCCCTGTGGTGGTTAAGCCCGCGGACGCTGTTCGTGATCCAGAACTGGGGCATCGTCCGCTGCCTGTTCGACCTGTTCCTGGGCTGCCTTGCCTACACCCTGCGCGATGCGCTGCGCCTGCCGCGCTCCGCCGCGACCCTGGCCGAGAGCCTGGCGGCGCTCGCCCTGCCGGCCCTGGTGCTGGTGCTGCCCCAGGGCCCCCTCGGCTACGGCGCGAGCCTGATCTTCGCCGTCGCGATCGCACTGTTCTCGCACCAGCGGGGCGCCGTGTCGGATCTGGCCCGCACCCGCCTCCCCCAGCGCCTCGGCCTGTGGTCGTTCTCGATCTACCTCCTGCACCTGCCGGTGATCCAGGTCTTCACGACCGTCGTGCACGCCGTCGAGCACCGCACCGGCGCCGCCCGCACGGCGATCCTCGGGCACGACCGCATCCTCGATGTCGGTTCCGGCCCGGCCAACCTCGCGGTCGCGGCCGGCCTGGTGGCCGTCACGGTGGCGCTCGCTGCCCTCACCTACCGCTTCGTCGAACGTCCGTCCCTCGCCTGGTTCAAGCGCCGGGAGGCCCGCCGAAACGCCCGCCTGTCCGCGCCCGCGGCGCGCCCGCCGGCGGGTGCGGCGGCCCTGGTGCCGCGCTAG